A genomic stretch from Peromyscus eremicus chromosome 6, PerEre_H2_v1, whole genome shotgun sequence includes:
- the C6H1orf56 gene encoding protein MENT, producing MVPAACMLLWALLLSLGPRAAGAQDQTSNPTATPTTGVQSVSFRFGGPARSRRSTSITSQNSVPQRTKVTLEDDNDALAVADRLAAPAAAELLSTVTGTSRSSMVDPIEYEEDGSLEEGVVIDARKTTFPMTLFSTHNTAGSSSTTGRVLANSQDPEIRMTTELPPLTSKPTVDMTTMDLTPETTGHQWSTPGSTPSSWPSPSPTAMPSPEDLRVMLLPWGPWHCHCKSGTMSRSRAGKLHGLSGRLRIGALSELRTEHRPCTYQQCPCNKLREECPLDSSLCPDNGCISHTTLLSTSPQVPVHLRRRPILPLTSPSPSPALAFWKRVKIGLEDIWNSLSSVFTEMQPIERSQR from the coding sequence ATGGTCCCCGCCGCCTGCATGCTGCTCTGGGCCCTGCTGCTTAGTCTGGGGCCCCGGGCGGCGGGGGCCCAAGATCAGACGTCAAACCCGACCGCCACCCCGACGACTGGGGTGCAGAGTGTCAGCTTCCGCTTTGGGGGCCCAGCCCGCAGCCGCCGGAGCACAAGCATCACCTCCCAGAACAGTGTACCCCAGAGGACGAAGGTAACTCTGGAGGATGATAATGATGCCCTGGCCGTTGCTGACCGTCTGGCCGCCCCCGCAGCCGCCGAGCTCCTGTCCACTGTGACAGGCACTAGCCGGTCGTCAATGGTCGACCCCATTGAGTATGAGGAGGATGGCTCCTTGGAAGAGGGAGTCGTGATTGATGCCAGAAAAACCACCTTCCCTATGACTCTCTTTTCGACCCACAATACTGCGGGAAGTTCTAGCACCACCGGGAGAGTTTTAGCCAATAGCCAGGATCCAGAGATTAGGATGACCACCGAACTGCCACCCCTCACTTCAAAGCCTACTGTGGACATGACTACTATGGACCTGACTCCCGAGACCACCGGGCACCAGTGGTCGACACCTGGGTCCACCCCATCCTCGTGGCCATCACCCTCACCCACAGCCATGCCATCTCCTGAGGATCTGCGGGTGATGCTGCTGCCTTGGGGTCCATGGCACTGCCACTGTAAGTCGGGTACCATGAGCAGGAGCCGCGCTGGGAAGCTGCATGGCCTTTCTGGGCGTCTTCGAATTGGGGCACTGAGTGAACTCCGCACAGAGCACCGGCCTTGCACCTACCAGCAATGTCCTTGCAACAAGCTACGGGAGGAGTGCCCTCTGGACTCGAGTCTCTGTCCTGACAATGGCTGCATCTCTCATACCACCTTGCTCAGCACCTCTCCACAGGTCCCTGTCCATCTGAGACGCAGACCCATCCTCCCACTCACTAGCCCGAGCCCCAGCCCAGCTCTTGCCTTCTGGAAACGTGTCAAGATCGGCCTAGAGGATATCTGGAATAGCCTTTCTTCAGTGTTCACAGAGATGCAACCA